Proteins co-encoded in one Desulfonatronovibrio magnus genomic window:
- a CDS encoding adenylate/guanylate cyclase domain-containing protein — MRLSVKIFLLIFAVAFTISGSTGSYFYFQSKSAMTESIKSQLLSSAAAFSEAIPSDALNSLTHPSQMYNDEYREIASILYSITQSNDDYLFAYTMRLNNGAVEFVVDSPMSDDAMDGIIHEDEMPEPIGQVYHDPPKSLLTGFLRPSVDDQPYKDQWGWTISGYAPVLDQYGRSVGLLGIDMSIDRVNAHMNRIRTAGIFSLGISFTLALGMTYFLTRTITRPLKALEDGFDRVIKGDLETRVPVKGNDEMAWFTRHFNQMVSELQEKEILKSTMGKIAPRAVLQKVMTKDLRLGGETAWATILFCDLRNFTALSESKSPRELVEILNIYFTAMVKIIEKHSGIVDKFVGDKVMAVFGHPGPTGNDPLNALNAGLEMLVRCDELSAELNLGGHHLVNSIGIHSGQVLAGNIGSPARMEFTIIGDAVNTAARLEGLTRTIDTRLAISSVTVEEIKPGSNILQYTGEQVLEGKAKKLGVYILRNEVSV; from the coding sequence ATGAGACTTAGCGTCAAGATTTTTTTGCTGATATTTGCTGTGGCCTTTACCATTTCCGGTTCTACTGGATCATATTTTTACTTCCAGTCCAAATCAGCTATGACTGAATCCATTAAAAGCCAGCTTTTGTCTTCAGCTGCTGCTTTCTCAGAAGCTATACCTTCCGACGCTCTAAATAGTCTTACCCATCCCTCGCAAATGTATAATGATGAATACAGGGAAATTGCCAGTATACTATACAGCATTACCCAGAGCAATGATGATTACCTGTTTGCCTACACCATGCGCCTTAACAATGGCGCTGTAGAATTTGTTGTGGACTCTCCCATGAGTGATGACGCCATGGACGGCATTATCCATGAGGATGAAATGCCTGAACCTATAGGCCAGGTTTACCATGATCCTCCCAAGAGCCTGCTCACGGGATTTTTGCGCCCTTCAGTGGATGATCAGCCCTACAAGGATCAGTGGGGATGGACCATTTCCGGCTATGCACCTGTGCTGGACCAATATGGCCGCAGTGTTGGGCTTTTGGGTATAGATATGAGCATTGACAGGGTTAATGCTCATATGAACAGGATAAGGACGGCAGGTATCTTTTCTCTTGGAATCAGCTTTACCCTTGCCCTGGGCATGACCTATTTTCTTACCCGGACCATTACCCGCCCACTTAAGGCTCTGGAGGACGGTTTCGACAGGGTGATTAAGGGTGACCTTGAGACTCGTGTACCGGTTAAGGGAAATGATGAGATGGCATGGTTCACCAGGCATTTCAACCAGATGGTTTCAGAACTTCAGGAAAAGGAGATCCTTAAGTCAACCATGGGTAAAATTGCTCCCAGAGCTGTATTACAAAAAGTCATGACCAAAGATCTCAGACTTGGAGGTGAGACAGCATGGGCAACTATCCTGTTCTGTGACCTTAGAAATTTTACTGCCCTGAGTGAATCAAAATCTCCCAGGGAGCTTGTGGAAATATTAAATATTTATTTTACAGCCATGGTCAAAATTATTGAAAAGCATTCCGGAATAGTGGACAAATTCGTTGGTGACAAGGTAATGGCAGTATTTGGACATCCCGGGCCTACCGGCAACGACCCTCTAAATGCCCTTAATGCAGGACTGGAAATGCTGGTTAGATGTGATGAACTGAGTGCTGAACTCAATCTTGGAGGCCATCACCTGGTAAACAGCATAGGCATTCACAGTGGCCAGGTTCTGGCCGGTAATATCGGATCTCCTGCAAGAATGGAGTTCACCATTATTGGTGATGCAGTCAACACCGCTGCCCGTCTGGAAGGACTGACCCGGACAATAGATACACGCCTTGCAATAAGCAGCGTAACTGTAGAAGAAATCAAGCCAGGGTCCAATATACTTCAATACACAGGAGAACAGGTTCTGGAAGGTAAAGCAAAAAAGCTTGGAGTGTATATTCTCAGGAATGAAGTATCTGTTTAG
- a CDS encoding HD domain-containing protein yields the protein MNNHDFSRIAHFLHEVGMLKRTPRTGYQFLGSGSENVAEHSFRTAIIGYILARMAEADESKTIFMCLVHDLHETRVGDLNYVNRMYNTTNDRKALQDALEGTGLESDILPIFEELEEVDTLEAALAQDADQLDLILNLKEQQDLGNKYAAKWLECALQRLRTDYGRELGKVIVETDHTDWWFNGPDKSWWITKNGKK from the coding sequence ATGAATAACCATGACTTCAGTCGTATAGCTCATTTTCTGCATGAAGTGGGCATGCTCAAGAGAACCCCGAGAACCGGCTACCAGTTTTTGGGGAGTGGATCAGAAAACGTGGCTGAACATTCCTTCCGTACTGCAATTATTGGCTATATCCTGGCCAGGATGGCAGAAGCTGATGAGTCCAAAACCATCTTCATGTGTCTTGTTCATGACCTTCACGAAACCAGAGTTGGGGACCTTAATTATGTAAACCGCATGTATAACACAACCAATGATCGCAAAGCTCTGCAGGATGCTTTGGAAGGAACCGGCTTGGAGAGTGATATCCTGCCAATATTTGAAGAACTGGAAGAGGTGGATACACTTGAGGCTGCTCTGGCCCAGGACGCTGATCAGCTTGATTTAATCCTTAACCTCAAGGAACAGCAGGATCTCGGAAACAAGTATGCTGCCAAATGGTTGGAGTGTGCTCTGCAGCGTCTGAGAACTGACTATGGTCGTGAGCTTGGGAAGGTTATTGTTGAAACCGATCATACAGACTGGTGGTTCAATGGACCAGACAAGTCCTGGTGGATCACCAAAAATGGTAAAAAATAA
- a CDS encoding FAD-binding oxidoreductase gives MATQGLSKSQLRLLADIFPGDSMTVNRADMMIYGVDASREFALPWAVVRPESVTQIQELMRMAGKDRIPIYPRARGTNVVGCCTPVRGGIVLSCLRMNKVLSMDEGDFSALVEPGVITFDLQQQAASKGLFYPPDPASVRTSTIGGNISTNAGGMRAVKYGVTKDYILGIDAVLPGGKLISTGGRVHKNVVGLDLTGLITGSEGTLAVIVSAWVKLLPLPEHSVSILICFKSDLEAVEGARNIFRAGILPCAMEFMPRNVLRCLSGHGSVPWPPKTVSALIVRLDGSRQAVEHEAGRVQALHENVLYMDKASKDDQERIWEMRRLINPASYSLGPDKISDDVVVPRGRVLKAVQKIEKISAAQGVEILAFGHIGDGNLHVNIMHDASDPAQRQAAINARSAILEMVLEQGGSISGEHGVGLKKRSFISRQIGPVEQKIMQDIKNVFDPQNIMNPGKVF, from the coding sequence ATGGCTACTCAGGGCTTATCCAAAAGCCAGCTTCGGCTACTTGCAGACATCTTTCCCGGCGACTCCATGACGGTCAATCGTGCGGATATGATGATTTACGGAGTTGACGCCAGTAGAGAGTTTGCCCTGCCTTGGGCTGTAGTACGTCCAGAGAGCGTTACACAGATCCAGGAACTGATGCGTATGGCCGGCAAAGACAGGATTCCCATCTATCCCCGGGCCCGTGGAACTAATGTGGTTGGGTGCTGTACTCCTGTTAGAGGTGGGATTGTTCTGTCCTGTCTGAGAATGAATAAAGTCCTTTCCATGGATGAGGGTGATTTTTCCGCTCTGGTTGAGCCCGGCGTAATCACTTTTGATCTTCAGCAGCAGGCTGCATCTAAGGGGCTTTTTTATCCACCTGACCCGGCCAGTGTGCGAACTTCCACCATAGGAGGCAATATCTCCACCAATGCCGGTGGAATGCGTGCCGTAAAATATGGAGTAACCAAAGATTACATCCTGGGAATTGACGCTGTCCTGCCGGGTGGAAAGCTCATCTCTACCGGAGGCAGGGTTCACAAAAATGTGGTAGGTCTCGATTTGACCGGACTCATTACCGGATCTGAAGGGACACTGGCAGTTATTGTCAGTGCCTGGGTCAAGCTTTTGCCACTGCCGGAACATTCAGTATCGATTTTAATCTGCTTTAAGAGTGATCTTGAAGCTGTAGAGGGTGCCCGGAACATTTTCAGAGCAGGAATACTGCCATGCGCCATGGAGTTTATGCCACGCAATGTGTTACGCTGTCTTTCCGGGCATGGGTCGGTTCCATGGCCTCCCAAAACAGTTAGTGCCCTCATAGTACGCCTGGATGGTTCACGCCAGGCAGTTGAACATGAGGCAGGACGAGTACAGGCTTTACATGAAAACGTTCTTTACATGGATAAGGCTTCTAAAGATGATCAGGAGCGTATCTGGGAAATGAGGCGGCTCATCAATCCAGCCTCATACAGTCTCGGGCCTGACAAAATAAGTGATGATGTTGTGGTTCCCCGGGGCAGGGTACTTAAGGCTGTTCAGAAGATTGAAAAGATTTCCGCTGCTCAAGGTGTCGAAATTCTGGCTTTTGGTCATATTGGAGATGGTAATCTTCATGTCAATATCATGCATGATGCTTCAGACCCTGCCCAGAGGCAGGCAGCCATCAATGCCCGGTCTGCAATACTGGAAATGGTTCTTGAACAGGGCGGGAGCATTTCCGGAGAGCATGGCGTGGGCTTGAAGAAACGTTCGTTTATCAGCAGGCAGATAGGTCCTGTGGAGCAAAAAATAATGCAGGATATCAAAAATGTGTTTGATCCTCAAAACATTATGAATCCTGGAAAAGTTTTTTAA
- a CDS encoding lipid A deacylase LpxR family protein, with product MKKIFTGFYGLICLMFLLSTYGAAQGSEPLAQGVYYSISVENDLFANRDKRYTSGVRFAALGAQERLPGIFRRNLDRIPFFPEEGKKRFGFQIGQSMFTSDDITQKDPPENERPYAGWTYTTMEVSSDTGTTLDQFQITLGVIGPPSLAEQSQKTVHKVIDSPDPKGWDTQLKTEPGIILSYQRKWKAKREFLDVAGFDFDFSPHVGGALGNVFTHFAVGGIVRAGFDLPQDYGPPLISPSMAGSNFFVPTNTFGWYLFAGFEGRAVLRNIFLDGNTFRDSRSVSKKYFVGDIMGGAVISFKRVRLAYTHVLRTREFKRQDGKDTYGAVTLTARF from the coding sequence ATGAAAAAGATTTTTACTGGTTTTTATGGCTTAATCTGCCTTATGTTCCTGCTTTCTACTTATGGTGCAGCTCAGGGCAGTGAGCCTTTGGCGCAAGGGGTTTATTACAGTATCAGTGTGGAGAATGACCTTTTTGCCAATCGGGACAAACGTTATACCAGTGGAGTAAGGTTTGCGGCTCTTGGTGCTCAGGAAAGGCTTCCCGGCATTTTCAGACGAAATCTTGACCGTATACCCTTTTTCCCTGAAGAGGGAAAAAAGCGTTTCGGCTTTCAGATCGGCCAGAGTATGTTTACCTCTGATGACATAACTCAGAAAGACCCGCCAGAAAATGAAAGACCCTATGCAGGCTGGACATATACCACCATGGAGGTCAGCTCAGATACTGGAACCACATTAGATCAATTTCAGATTACACTTGGAGTTATTGGACCGCCTTCTCTCGCTGAACAATCGCAGAAGACAGTGCACAAGGTTATTGACTCTCCTGATCCCAAAGGCTGGGATACCCAGCTGAAAACCGAGCCGGGAATAATTTTATCCTACCAGCGAAAATGGAAAGCAAAACGGGAATTTTTGGATGTTGCCGGTTTTGACTTTGATTTTTCTCCCCATGTTGGTGGCGCTCTGGGAAATGTATTTACCCACTTTGCTGTTGGAGGGATTGTCAGGGCCGGTTTTGATCTTCCCCAGGATTACGGTCCGCCTCTTATCAGCCCCAGCATGGCTGGCAGCAATTTTTTTGTACCTACCAACACTTTTGGCTGGTACCTGTTTGCAGGGTTTGAAGGCCGGGCAGTTCTGAGAAATATTTTTCTGGACGGAAATACATTCAGGGACAGTCGCAGTGTTTCCAAAAAATACTTTGTTGGAGATATTATGGGAGGGGCTGTCATAAGCTTCAAAAGGGTGCGTCTGGCGTATACCCATGTTCTGCGAACCAGAGAATTCAAACGTCAGGACGGCAAGGATACTTACGGTGCCGTAACTCTGACTGCCAGGTTCTAA
- the argJ gene encoding bifunctional glutamate N-acetyltransferase/amino-acid acetyltransferase ArgJ: protein MSHMPLGFALSVAEAGFKYKDRPDLALIVSQTPAAGAALFTTNLFQAAPIIVARSNMDKAKFFRAVLINAGQANACTGDKGIANCQQTLNILAAQLGIKPEEILPASTGVIGDHLKMDLFEKYLPVLVRDSGKAIQEQAAQAIMTTDTFPKSASCDVRLSSGSARFWGMAKGAGMICPNMATMLAFIFTDLKVDPKQWQHLVAKAVDKSFNALTIDGDTSTNDCVLALANGASGVYLESSNDQDLIEGCLEELCAKLAYLIVKDAEGGTKVLRIKATGAADKAQARMAAFTIGNSPLVKTAMYGQDPNWGRIIAALGRSGARFDPDKVRVSLAGVEIFAHGCPVDMDRDKVFASLLNGPDIDIHVELNAGQEDFSLLASDLTEKYIEINAHYRT, encoded by the coding sequence ATGAGCCATATGCCTTTGGGTTTTGCTCTCAGTGTGGCTGAGGCCGGCTTCAAATACAAAGACAGACCTGATCTGGCTTTGATTGTCAGCCAAACTCCTGCTGCAGGGGCTGCCCTGTTTACCACCAATCTGTTTCAGGCAGCACCCATTATTGTCGCCCGCAGTAATATGGATAAAGCAAAATTTTTCAGAGCTGTCCTTATCAACGCGGGACAGGCCAATGCCTGCACAGGAGATAAGGGTATTGCCAATTGTCAGCAGACTCTGAATATTCTGGCAGCTCAACTGGGAATCAAACCCGAAGAGATTCTGCCTGCTTCCACCGGGGTTATCGGGGATCATTTGAAGATGGATCTTTTTGAAAAGTATCTGCCTGTTCTGGTCCGTGATTCAGGCAAGGCAATTCAGGAGCAGGCTGCCCAAGCCATAATGACTACGGATACTTTTCCCAAGTCAGCCTCCTGTGATGTTCGTCTTAGCTCCGGCAGTGCGAGATTCTGGGGAATGGCCAAGGGTGCTGGAATGATTTGCCCCAACATGGCCACCATGCTGGCTTTTATTTTCACTGATCTAAAAGTGGATCCGAAACAGTGGCAGCACCTTGTTGCTAAGGCTGTGGACAAAAGTTTTAATGCATTGACCATTGACGGAGATACAAGCACCAATGACTGTGTTCTGGCACTGGCCAATGGGGCAAGTGGCGTTTATCTCGAAAGTTCAAATGATCAGGATCTGATTGAGGGATGTCTTGAAGAGCTTTGCGCTAAGCTTGCGTATCTTATTGTAAAGGACGCAGAAGGCGGAACAAAAGTGTTGCGCATAAAAGCAACAGGGGCTGCAGATAAAGCGCAAGCCAGAATGGCTGCCTTCACCATAGGCAACTCTCCCCTGGTCAAGACTGCCATGTATGGTCAGGACCCCAACTGGGGCAGAATTATTGCAGCTCTGGGGCGCAGCGGAGCACGCTTTGATCCGGACAAAGTCCGAGTCAGTCTGGCCGGTGTGGAAATTTTTGCTCATGGATGTCCGGTGGATATGGACAGGGATAAAGTATTTGCTTCCCTGTTGAATGGACCAGACATTGACATACATGTTGAACTGAATGCCGGTCAGGAAGATTTTAGTCTTCTTGCATCGGATTTGACTGAAAAATACATAGAAATCAATGCACATTATCGGACCTGA
- the smpB gene encoding SsrA-binding protein SmpB, whose protein sequence is MVKNNMGNNQTSGIKIIALNKKVRRFFEILENIEAGISLTGSEVKSLRAGQVSFKDGYVKFQQGEAFLADVHIAPYENAGYAQHEPERKRKLLLHRREIDRLMGKVEQKGLTVVPLKLYFKSGKIKVELGLAKGRKLHDQREELKQRAVKRDLDREMAAR, encoded by the coding sequence ATGGTAAAAAATAATATGGGGAATAATCAGACTTCAGGTATAAAAATAATTGCGCTCAATAAAAAGGTTCGACGATTTTTTGAGATCCTTGAAAATATTGAAGCAGGAATTTCCCTGACCGGTTCCGAGGTAAAATCTCTGCGGGCGGGACAGGTCAGCTTTAAGGACGGGTATGTCAAGTTTCAGCAGGGTGAAGCCTTTCTTGCGGATGTACATATTGCGCCCTATGAGAATGCCGGATACGCCCAGCATGAACCTGAGCGCAAGCGCAAACTGCTTTTGCACAGACGGGAAATAGATCGGCTTATGGGCAAGGTTGAACAGAAAGGTCTTACAGTTGTCCCTTTGAAACTCTATTTTAAATCAGGAAAGATCAAGGTGGAGCTGGGGCTGGCCAAAGGCCGCAAGCTGCATGATCAGCGCGAAGAACTCAAGCAGAGGGCCGTCAAAAGAGACCTGGACCGAGAAATGGCTGCTCGGTAA